In Tsuneonella amylolytica, one genomic interval encodes:
- a CDS encoding S8 family peptidase: protein MVALALLTACGGGGGGGGGVISTPAPVPTPSPSPAPAPAPTPTPPPTTTNFDTAEYRRSDGPSYHGAATAWSASATGAGVKIAVIDTGIDTDNPEFAGRIDSGSADVAGNGTFEASDDHGTQVALVAAAARNNTGVVGIAYNASIVALRADSPGSCASKDDCVFTDTNIARGIDRAVAAGATVINLSLGGDAPSRGLLDSVTKASAAGVVLVVSAGNEGDGSDPDIDPNTPNPFAIAVRTAGGANVIIVGSVNEQGQFSAFSNKAGSQANYYLSALGERVCCVYENGVLKQTSDSSGTFVTLVSGTSFSAPQVSGAVALLKQAFPNLSGAQMVDLLLKSARDAGATGTDPIYGRGILDIAAAFAPRGATALAGSTSVVRVADDTGVASPAMGDAFVGGTLGAVVTDSYGRAYGYDLAQGLRRAAAEPKLLGAVDAGSRRIGAAGKTMALAFTVADGSRGGMAPIAPLRLSSDQAREATVLAARVAMKLAPGKTMGFAFRESPEGLVAQLQGREQAAFLIAGDARGQAGFSAFGDTSLAYRQQIGDWGLTASGGTGSARLGNLRLADGVLDRQREEKSVRTFSLAADRSFGAIGTVLGLTWLNEDRTVLGGYFHDAFGAGGANSLFIDAHVGWRFADGWRLGGAIRQGWTRADRVGLVSAGSNFSSRALSADLTRSGILGTTDTLGLRVSQPLRVEGGGLALNLPVDYSYATLSPTYGIRSLSLSPKGREIDTELAWQGALLGGNASASVFYRRDPGHVAALRDDKGVAVKWGVRF from the coding sequence ATGGTCGCCTTGGCGCTGCTGACCGCTTGCGGGGGCGGAGGGGGCGGCGGGGGCGGTGTGATCAGCACGCCCGCACCCGTGCCGACGCCATCGCCTTCGCCGGCCCCCGCACCGGCACCGACCCCCACCCCGCCACCGACGACAACCAACTTCGATACCGCCGAATACCGCCGGTCCGACGGACCGTCGTACCACGGCGCGGCGACCGCCTGGTCTGCCAGCGCGACGGGTGCAGGGGTCAAGATCGCGGTCATCGATACCGGTATCGATACCGACAACCCCGAATTCGCGGGCCGGATCGATTCCGGCAGCGCCGACGTCGCCGGCAACGGTACCTTCGAGGCCAGCGACGATCACGGCACGCAGGTTGCTCTCGTCGCCGCTGCGGCGCGTAACAATACGGGCGTGGTGGGGATCGCCTACAACGCCTCGATCGTCGCCCTGCGCGCCGACAGTCCGGGCAGCTGCGCGTCGAAGGACGACTGCGTTTTCACAGACACCAATATCGCGCGCGGTATCGACCGTGCGGTGGCGGCAGGGGCGACGGTCATCAACCTTTCGCTCGGCGGCGACGCACCTTCCCGGGGCCTTCTGGACTCGGTGACGAAGGCGTCGGCCGCGGGCGTCGTGCTTGTGGTTTCGGCCGGTAACGAGGGCGACGGCAGCGATCCCGACATCGACCCCAATACCCCCAACCCTTTTGCAATCGCGGTGCGGACCGCGGGCGGCGCCAACGTGATCATCGTGGGCTCGGTCAACGAGCAGGGACAATTCTCCGCTTTCAGCAACAAGGCGGGGAGCCAGGCGAACTATTACCTGTCGGCGCTTGGCGAGAGGGTCTGCTGCGTTTACGAGAACGGCGTCCTCAAGCAGACCAGCGACAGCAGCGGCACGTTCGTGACCCTAGTGTCGGGCACGAGCTTCAGCGCGCCGCAGGTCTCGGGTGCGGTCGCGCTGCTGAAGCAGGCGTTTCCCAACCTCTCCGGCGCGCAGATGGTGGACCTGCTGCTCAAGTCCGCGCGGGACGCGGGCGCGACCGGGACCGATCCGATATACGGGCGCGGCATCCTCGACATCGCGGCCGCCTTCGCACCGCGCGGCGCGACCGCGCTCGCGGGCAGCACATCGGTCGTGCGCGTCGCCGACGATACCGGAGTGGCATCGCCGGCGATGGGCGATGCCTTCGTGGGCGGGACGCTCGGTGCGGTCGTGACTGACAGCTACGGCCGGGCTTACGGATACGACCTCGCGCAAGGCCTCAGGCGGGCGGCGGCCGAGCCCAAGCTGCTCGGTGCGGTCGATGCCGGTTCGCGCCGGATCGGGGCAGCGGGCAAGACGATGGCGCTGGCGTTCACGGTCGCCGACGGGTCGCGCGGCGGCATGGCGCCCATCGCGCCGCTACGCCTTTCGAGCGACCAGGCGCGGGAGGCGACGGTCCTCGCCGCTCGGGTCGCGATGAAGCTCGCGCCGGGCAAGACGATGGGGTTTGCGTTCCGTGAAAGCCCTGAGGGCCTCGTCGCGCAGCTTCAGGGCCGCGAGCAGGCGGCCTTCCTGATCGCGGGGGACGCGCGCGGGCAGGCCGGTTTTTCCGCGTTTGGCGATACGTCGCTCGCCTATCGTCAGCAGATCGGCGATTGGGGCCTGACCGCCAGCGGCGGCACGGGCAGCGCCCGGCTCGGCAACCTCCGTCTCGCCGACGGCGTGCTCGACAGGCAGCGCGAAGAGAAGTCGGTTCGCACCTTTTCGCTGGCCGCCGATCGCTCATTCGGTGCCATCGGCACGGTCTTGGGGCTGACGTGGTTGAACGAGGACCGCACCGTCCTTGGCGGATATTTCCACGACGCGTTCGGCGCAGGCGGGGCGAACAGCCTGTTCATCGATGCCCATGTGGGTTGGCGCTTCGCAGATGGATGGCGTCTCGGCGGGGCGATCCGGCAGGGATGGACGCGCGCGGACCGTGTGGGGCTGGTTTCGGCCGGTTCGAATTTCTCGAGCCGCGCATTGTCGGCCGACCTGACGCGCAGCGGAATCCTCGGGACGACCGACACGCTCGGCCTGCGCGTATCGCAGCCGTTGCGGGTCGAGGGCGGTGGCCTCGCGCTCAACCTGCCTGTCGATTACAGCTATGCCACGCTCAGCCCCACCTACGGCATCCGTTCGCTGTCACTCTCGCCGAAGGGGCGCGAGATCGACACGGAACTGGCCTGGCAGGGAGCGCTTCTGGGCGGCAACGCCTCGGCAAGCGTCTTCTACCGCAGGGATCCCGGCCACGTCGCCGCACTGCGCGACGACAAGGGCGTGGCGGTGAAGTGGGGCGTGCGGTTCTAA
- the dapD gene encoding 2,3,4,5-tetrahydropyridine-2,6-dicarboxylate N-succinyltransferase — MTADLETAIDAAWERRAEVTAASSDVCEPVEAALAMLDDGSARVAEPDGNGGWRVNEWLKKAVLLSFRLNDNIVMDGGSAGAPAYDKVPSKFAGWGENRFRDAGFRVVPGAIVRRGSHIGKGVVLMPSFVNIGARVGEGTMVDTWATVGSCAQIGDHVHLSGGVGIGGVLEPLQAGPVVIEDGCFIGARSEVVEGVRVCEGAVLSMGVYLGASTKIVDRATGEVHIGRVPPYSVVVPGSMAGRPLPDGSPGPSLYCAVIVKTVDAQTRAKTGINELLRD, encoded by the coding sequence ATGACCGCAGATCTCGAAACAGCCATCGACGCCGCGTGGGAACGACGCGCCGAGGTGACCGCCGCCAGCTCCGATGTTTGCGAGCCGGTTGAAGCCGCGCTTGCGATGCTCGACGATGGCAGCGCACGTGTCGCCGAACCCGACGGCAACGGCGGCTGGCGCGTGAACGAGTGGCTGAAGAAGGCAGTCCTTCTCAGCTTCCGCCTGAACGACAACATCGTCATGGACGGCGGCAGCGCGGGCGCGCCGGCCTACGACAAGGTGCCCAGCAAGTTCGCCGGATGGGGCGAGAACCGATTTCGCGATGCAGGATTTCGCGTCGTCCCCGGTGCGATCGTCCGCCGCGGCAGCCACATCGGCAAGGGCGTGGTTCTGATGCCCAGCTTCGTCAACATCGGGGCCCGCGTCGGCGAAGGGACGATGGTCGATACCTGGGCCACGGTCGGCAGCTGCGCCCAGATCGGCGATCACGTGCACCTGTCGGGCGGGGTCGGGATCGGCGGCGTGCTCGAACCGCTCCAAGCGGGACCGGTCGTGATCGAGGACGGTTGCTTCATCGGCGCCCGGTCCGAAGTCGTCGAGGGTGTGCGTGTCTGCGAAGGAGCGGTTCTCTCGATGGGCGTCTACCTCGGCGCGTCGACCAAGATCGTCGATCGCGCGACCGGCGAGGTGCACATCGGCCGCGTCCCGCCGTACTCGGTGGTCGTGCCCGGATCGATGGCCGGCCGCCCCCTTCCCGACGGTAGCCCCGGCCCCAGCCTCTACTGCGCAGTCATCGTGAAGACGGTCGACGCGCAGACCCGTGCGAAGACCGGCATCAACGAGCTTCTTCGGGACTAG
- a CDS encoding DUF3008 family protein → MPAKSKAQQKAAGAALSAKRGDTKVGDLQGASKDMYDSMTESELEDLAETKREDLPDTVDEED, encoded by the coding sequence ATGCCAGCGAAGTCGAAGGCGCAACAGAAGGCTGCGGGAGCCGCATTGTCGGCGAAGCGCGGCGATACAAAAGTCGGCGATCTTCAGGGCGCATCGAAAGATATGTACGATTCGATGACCGAAAGCGAACTCGAGGATCTGGCAGAAACAAAGCGGGAGGACTTGCCCGATACGGTCGACGAGGAAGACTAG
- a CDS encoding DUF3140 domain-containing protein → MDDDKREETYSDFQEAVNMAPKELEDWLDTEKSKSVGDSDGGGESTGHKSGRRIVEIKRTKKDDLTDSQYDHMAKVVGYVHRHLAQKPSGDIEDSDWRYSLMNWGHDPTKS, encoded by the coding sequence ATGGACGACGACAAGCGGGAAGAGACTTATTCCGACTTTCAGGAGGCCGTGAACATGGCCCCGAAGGAACTCGAGGACTGGCTCGACACCGAAAAATCGAAATCGGTCGGCGATAGCGACGGTGGGGGCGAGAGCACCGGCCACAAGTCGGGACGGCGGATCGTGGAGATCAAGCGGACGAAGAAGGACGACCTGACCGACAGCCAGTACGATCACATGGCGAAGGTCGTCGGCTACGTACATCGTCACCTGGCGCAAAAGCCTTCAGGCGACATCGAGGACAGCGACTGGCGCTATTCCCTGATGAACTGGGGCCACGATCCCACGAAATCGTGA
- a CDS encoding DUF1810 domain-containing protein, which translates to MSNLDRFVQAQAGGVYETALDEIRDGAKRSHWMWYIFPQVTGLGRSAAAQFYGIDGRREAEDYLSHSLLGSRLHDCTLSLLALAGKTDAVSIFGSVDAMKLRSSMTLFEAVAHRDASFRKVLEAFFDGERDQATLDLL; encoded by the coding sequence GTGAGCAATCTGGATCGCTTCGTCCAAGCCCAGGCCGGGGGCGTCTACGAAACCGCCCTCGACGAAATTCGCGATGGAGCGAAGCGAAGCCATTGGATGTGGTACATTTTCCCTCAGGTCACAGGCCTGGGGCGAAGCGCAGCCGCGCAGTTCTATGGGATCGACGGTCGAAGGGAGGCGGAAGACTATCTGTCCCATTCCTTGCTTGGCTCCCGGCTTCACGACTGTACGCTGTCCCTCCTCGCGCTTGCCGGCAAAACCGATGCCGTGTCCATTTTCGGATCCGTGGACGCGATGAAACTGCGCAGCTCGATGACGCTTTTCGAAGCCGTGGCGCACCGGGACGCTTCGTTCCGCAAGGTGCTCGAAGCCTTCTTCGACGGTGAGCGCGACCAAGCCACGCTGGACCTGTTGTGA
- a CDS encoding potassium channel family protein — translation MNKLPDDQQVIDATFSMQLGVGALMIAVCVVIHGIGLFTLHRAVVGEESEERFKNLQPLSFRGTLFTLGTVFALIFIHFVEIWLFAFLFDYLGALRNFQESLYFSTISYATIGYSDASIADQWRMVAALEGILGVILLGWSTAFFVRLLGRMEGDHVRQPLSDTRDPDG, via the coding sequence GTGAACAAGCTACCCGACGATCAGCAGGTCATCGACGCGACCTTCAGCATGCAACTCGGCGTGGGCGCCTTGATGATCGCCGTGTGCGTTGTAATTCACGGCATCGGTCTTTTCACGCTCCACCGGGCCGTCGTCGGCGAGGAATCGGAGGAGCGCTTCAAGAACCTCCAGCCGCTGTCGTTTCGCGGAACCCTGTTTACGCTCGGCACGGTCTTTGCGCTGATCTTCATCCACTTCGTGGAAATCTGGCTTTTCGCGTTTCTCTTCGACTACCTCGGCGCGCTACGCAATTTTCAGGAATCGCTGTATTTCTCGACGATCAGCTACGCGACCATCGGGTACAGCGATGCGTCCATCGCCGACCAATGGCGGATGGTCGCCGCTCTCGAGGGGATTCTCGGCGTCATCCTGCTCGGCTGGTCGACGGCGTTCTTCGTACGGCTCCTCGGCCGGATGGAAGGCGACCATGTCCGGCAACCGCTCTCCGATACGCGAGACCCGGACGGCTAG
- a CDS encoding dipeptidase, with product MKLAPIGLAALLVSSPALAAPDPEAVAAAALKSTPVWDGHNDVPEQFRERYRNMIAGVDFDDTRGTADEEAGKGPMHTDLRRAAEGRLGAQFWSVYVSADLSEQQAVQATLEQIDVMKRLIARNPGRMEFVTTADGAKRAMRAGRLASLIGMEGGHSIGSSLAVLRQMHALGARYLTLTHSKNTPWADSATDAPSHNGLTGFGKDVVHEMNRLGMLVDLSHVSEKTMMDALDVSGAPVIFSHSGARAVNGHARNVPDSVLGRLPANGGLVMAVGYPDFLSETRRQWSASSAGEEARLKSLWRGDPAAVADGMQAWRAANPKIMATVSDWADHIDHIRKVAGTDHVGLGGDYDGMETGPVGAEDVTGYPALFAELARRGYTKTDLEKIAGGNIERVLRAAEAYAAAHRNDPPIESPTAF from the coding sequence ATGAAACTCGCTCCGATCGGACTCGCGGCGCTTCTTGTCTCGAGCCCGGCGCTGGCTGCACCCGATCCGGAAGCGGTCGCAGCGGCTGCCCTGAAATCCACGCCGGTGTGGGACGGGCATAACGACGTCCCCGAACAGTTCCGCGAGCGGTACCGGAACATGATCGCGGGAGTCGATTTCGACGATACGCGCGGCACCGCCGACGAGGAGGCGGGCAAGGGTCCGATGCACACCGACCTCCGCCGCGCTGCCGAAGGTCGCCTCGGCGCGCAGTTCTGGTCGGTCTACGTGAGCGCCGACCTTTCGGAACAGCAGGCCGTTCAGGCGACTCTCGAGCAAATCGACGTCATGAAGCGCCTGATCGCGCGTAATCCGGGCCGCATGGAGTTCGTGACGACCGCCGACGGTGCGAAACGTGCCATGCGCGCTGGGCGACTGGCGTCGCTTATCGGCATGGAGGGTGGTCACTCGATCGGATCCAGCCTGGCGGTTCTGCGCCAGATGCATGCGCTGGGCGCACGCTACCTTACCCTGACGCATTCGAAGAACACGCCGTGGGCGGATAGCGCCACCGACGCACCTTCCCACAACGGGCTGACCGGGTTCGGCAAGGACGTAGTCCACGAGATGAACCGGCTCGGGATGCTGGTCGATCTGAGCCACGTCAGCGAGAAGACGATGATGGATGCACTCGATGTGTCGGGCGCGCCGGTGATCTTCAGCCATTCCGGCGCGCGCGCGGTGAACGGCCATGCGCGCAACGTGCCCGACAGCGTCCTGGGGCGCCTGCCTGCGAACGGAGGGCTGGTGATGGCGGTGGGCTATCCCGACTTCCTCAGCGAGACGCGGCGTCAGTGGAGCGCATCGAGCGCTGGGGAAGAGGCGCGGCTCAAGTCGCTGTGGCGCGGCGACCCCGCTGCGGTTGCGGACGGAATGCAAGCATGGCGAGCGGCCAATCCCAAAATCATGGCCACGGTGTCCGACTGGGCCGACCATATCGACCACATCCGCAAGGTCGCGGGGACCGACCATGTCGGGCTCGGCGGTGACTACGACGGTATGGAAACCGGGCCTGTCGGCGCGGAAGACGTGACCGGCTATCCTGCGCTGTTCGCCGAGCTTGCAAGAAGGGGGTACACCAAAACCGACCTCGAAAAGATCGCCGGTGGCAACATCGAACGCGTTCTGCGCGCCGCAGAAGCCTACGCCGCGGCACATCGGAACGATCCGCCGATCGAAAGCCCGACTGCCTTCTAG